A section of the Castanea sativa cultivar Marrone di Chiusa Pesio chromosome 12, ASM4071231v1 genome encodes:
- the LOC142618890 gene encoding uncharacterized protein LOC142618890: MELPPLLSRLVLLFLLLILFLSSFPSSKAAATTTTRTTQNRMPGFVFTRTRGKCTPQFWSSGKEAWPRMVPQESTVSKVFGSRVNEMYGSDLTLLEATVRNYDEENGYPRLLKQASAALLNSYARKGFPYSAWEIKTLVIQALVSEEAANLQAQLFSIANEDCD, encoded by the exons ATGGAGCTTCCTCCACTCCTGAGTCGActcgttcttctttttcttcttcttattctcttCCTTTCTAGCTTTCCATCTTCAAAAGccgcagcaacaacaacaacaagaaccaCTCAAAACAGAATGCCAGGGTTTGTCTTCACAAGAACCAGAGGAAAGTGTACTCCACA ATTCTGGAGTAGCGGGAAAGAGGCATGGCCGAGGATGGTCCCACAGGAATCAACGGTGTCTAAGGTATTTGGTTCAAGGGTGAATGAAATGTACGGATCTGATCTAACTTTGTTGGAAGCAACGGTTAGGAATTATGATGAGGAGAATGGTTATCCTAGGCTGCTGAAGCAGGCTAGCGCAGCTCTGCTCAACTCGTATGCAAGAAAAGGGTTTCCATACTCGGCTTGGGAAATCAAGACTTTGGTTATACAAGCTTTGGTCTCTGAGGAAGCTGCAAATCTTCAAGCCCAACTCTTCTCTATTGCCAATGAGGATTGTGATTAG
- the LOC142620001 gene encoding uncharacterized protein LOC142620001, protein MSCLSLRLPPARKIWKSLTSKLQSKIHKIQRSKAILKPRTQIKKTTTGVVSTSLSTKQRFKRKRKLVHSYQANQFYNHHQYLFEKKTAPIYVDKLFKEPITGLVEPAKPELIKRPIRAKNNKLVDHPAAVPGASKVGSLAEKACSGDDMWESLGLASPQMHGIDERAEEFIVRFRAEMKVQEMLARNL, encoded by the coding sequence ATGTCTTGCCTAAGTCTGAGGCTTCCACCTGCTAGAAAGATATGGAAGAGCCTCACCTCCAAATTACAAAGCAAAATTCACAAGATCCAGAGGTCTAAAGCCATCTTGAAACCCCGAACCCAGATCAAGAAAACCACTACTGGTGTTGTTTCTACCTCCCTTTCCACCAAGCAACGTTTTAAACGCAAAAGAAAACTTGTCCATTCATACCAAGCCAACCAATTTTACAACCATCATCAATACTTGTTCGAGAAAAAAACTGCACCTATATACGTAGACAAACTCTTCAAAGAGCCTATCACTGGGCTGGTGGAACCTGCAAAGCCAGAGCTAATAAAGCGTCCAATAAGAGCAAAGAATAACAAGCTCGTTGATCACCCGGCTGCAGTGCCAGGAGCAAGCAAAGTTGGCAGCTTGGCTGAAAAAGCTTGTTCAGGGGATGATATGTGGGAGTCATTGGGATTGGCCTCGCCTCAAATGCATGGAATAGATGAAAGAGCAGAGGAGTTTATTGTGAGATTCCGAGCTGAAATGAAGGTTCAGGAGATGTTGGCACGTAATTTGTAG